The window TTTCTGACATTAAAATACTCCCATAACTTTTAAAAAATATCAAAATATATATTTTTTTTAAAAAAAAAAATAAAAATTTTGTTACTGGGGTACCTGGATTCGAACCAGGGATGTCGGTATCAAAAACCGATGCCTTAACCTCTTGGCTATACCCCAAATAATTTTATAAAAAAATTTTAAAATATATACGGAAGGCGAGATTTGAACTCGCATACATTTCAGTGCTAGATCCTAAATCTAGTGCGTCTACCATTTCGCCACTTCCGCATAAATATTCAAATATTTTAAAAAATAATAGCTACGACGAGATTTGAACTCATGACCTCAGCGTTATGAGTGCTGCGCTCTAACCACCTGAGCTACGTAGCCTAAAATATTATTAATTATTTACTAAAAAATATCAAATTATTATAAAAAATATTATATATATTTTTTATTAATATAAAATTCTTAAAAAAAAATTTTATATAAGTATTAATTATACTGATTTTATATTTAAAAACAATATTTTTTTTTTAAAAAAAAGAATATAATATTTTAATTTTAAAATTTTAAAATTAATTTTAAATTTTCAAAAATTAAATACTTTTAAAATTAATATTTTACTCTAGAGAAATTTTATATGTCAGATATTATAAACAACAATTTTATTCATAATATTATTAAAAAAGACTTATTAAAAAATCCCAAAAAAAAAATAAATACTAGATTTCCCCCAGAACCTAATGGATATTTACATCTAGGGCATGCTAAAGCAATATTTTTAAATTTTAATTTAGCTAAAAAATATAATGGAACTTGTAATCTTAGATTTGATGATACTAATCCAAAAACAGAAAACCTAAAATATATTAAATCTATTAAAAAAGATATAAGATGGTTAGGATATTTGTGGAATAATCATAGTAATTATACTTCTCAATATTTTAAAAAAATTTACCAATATGCTAAAAAATTAATTAAAAAAAATTTAGCCTATGTTGATCAACTAAATCAAATAGAAATTAAAAAATTTAGAGGTACCTTAAAAGAAAAAGGTATTAATAGTCCTTTTAGAAATCAAACAATTAAAAAAAATTTATCTCTTTTCAAAAAAATGAAAAATGGTTTTTTTAAAGAAGGAGAAATGTGTTTAAGAGCTAAAATTAATATGAAATCGAATTTTCTTTTACTTCGAGATCCAGTATTATATAGAATTATTTATAAAAATCATTATCACACAAAAAAAAAATGGTGTATTTATCCTACATATGATTTTGCACATTGTATATCTGATGCATTAGAAAATATTACTTATTCGTTATGCACTTTAGAATTTTTAGAAAATAAAAAATTATATAAATGGATTTTAAAAAATTTAAACTTTAAAAAAAATCCACCTATCCAATATGAATATTCACGATTAAACTTAGAATACTCTATTCTTTCAAAAAGAAAAATAAAAATTTTAATAAAAAAAAAAATAATAAAAAAATGGAATGATCCTAGATTATTGACATTATCAGGATTAAGAAAAAAAGGATATACTCCTAATTCTATCAATAATTTTTGTGAAAAAATTGGTTTTACAAAACAAAATAGTATTATACAATTAAAACTTTTAGAATCTTGTATTCGTAAAGATTTAAATCTTACTGTGCACCGGAAAATGGCTATTCTTAATCCTGTAATGTTAATAATCACAAACTATCCTAAAAATTTAAAAGAAATTTTAAAAGTTAAAAATCATCCTACGAATAAAAATATGGGATTTCGAGAAATTTTATTTTCAAAAAAAATATATATTGAAGAAGAAGATGTAAAAAAAAAAATTTTAAATTCTAAAAAAAAAATATCTGATATAAAAATTAAATTACGTTATGCATATGTAATAAAAATATATAAAATTATTAAAGACAAAAATCACAATATTTTACATATTTTAGGAAAATATAAACAAAATACAATCGGTAAAAAATTAAATAATAGTTTAAAAAATAAAATTATTCATTGGGTTTCTAAAAAAAATTCTATTCCAGCAATCTTTAAATTTTATAATAAATTATTTTTAAAAAAAAATCCGGAAAAAGAAAAAAATATTTTAAATATTATTAATCCTAATTCTTATTATATAAATAAAGGATTTGTTGAAAATTCTATTTTAACGTATAAAATTAATACAGCACTTCAATTTGAAAGATTAGGATATTTTTTATATATAAACTATAATATAAAAAAGAATTTCTTAATTTTTAATAAAATTGTTTCTTTAAAACAAAAAAAATATTCAAATAAATTTTAAATTTAATTAAATTCTTTTATAAAATTTATAATATATATAGATATCCTTATATTCTAATTTTAATTTACATAAAAAATTTATAAAAAAATTTTAAAACTATATGTCATTTATTCTTTTTAAAAAATAATGATATAATTATTATAATTTTATTTTTAATATATTTAAGGAATTTTAATATGTATACTATAAAAAATGTTATAGCACGAGAAATATTAGATTCTAGAGGAATCCCTACAATAGAAACAGATATTTATTTGAATAACGGAATTATAGGAAGAGCAATATCTCCATCTGGAGCTTCTACTGGCTCTAAAGAAGCATTAGAATTACGAGATAATAATAAAAACAGATTTTTAGGAAAAGGAGTTTTAAAAGCAGTAAATTATATTAATACGCATATTAAAAAATTTTTAATAGGAAAAAATGCTCAAATGCAAAAAGAAATTGACAATTTTCTTATTAAATTAGATGGTACTCCTAATAAATCAAAATTTGGAGCTAATACTATTTTATCTATTTCTCTAGCAATTGCAAAAGCTGTTGCTAAAAAAAAAAATATTCCTTTTTATCAATATATTGCTCAATTAAATAATACCCAAAAAAAAATTATTATGCCTTTACCTATGATTAATTTAATTAATGGAGGTATGCATTCTACAAATAATTTAAATATTCAAGAATTTATGATACAACCTATTAGCGCTCAAAATATCAAACAAGCAATTCAAATAGGATCTGAAATATTTCACAATTTAGGAAAAATTTTACTTAAAAAAGGACTTTCTACAAATGTAGGTGATGAAGGAGGATATGCACCTAATTTAAATTCTAATGAAGAAGCTTTTGAATTATTAAACGAAGCCACTGAAAAATCAAATTATATTGTAGGAAAAGATATTACTTTTGCTATTGACTGCGCTGCTTCAGAATTATATAACAAAAAAACTCAAAAATACTATTTTAAAAATGAAAATTTATCATATAGTTCTAAAGAACTTACAAAATATTTATATAATCTAACTAAAAAATATCCTATAGTATCTATTGAAGATGGACAAGATGAATCAGATTGGGATGGTTTTTTTTATCAAACTAAAAAAATGGGAAAAAATATACAATTAGTAGGTGATGATTTATTTGTAACAAATACAAAACTTTTACAAAAAGGACTAGATTTACACATAAATAATTCTATTTTAATAAAACTTAATCAAATAGGTACTTTAACCGAAACATTAAATGCTATACAATTAGCGCAAAAAAATAATTATAATGTAATTATTTCACATAGATCGGGAGAAACTGAAGATACTAGTATTGCAGATTTAGCTGTAGGAACTTCTGCAGGACAAATAAAAACTGGTTCTATGAGTCGATCTGAAAGATTAGCTAAATATAATCAATTAATTCGAATCGAAGAACAAGAAAATTTTTCTTTAAAAAAATTTTCTCAATATCAAAAATTTAATTTTTTTTTAAAAAAATATAAATAAAATCTCTAATAAAATTTATTTTTTAATTTTATAGAAATATCTTTAAAAAAATAAAAAAAGGGGGTTTAAAAACCCCAAAATATAATTTTAAAAATTTATATTCATAAAAATTTTACAAAATAAAAAAATATATAATACAATTCTAAAAAAATTTTTCTATTTTTTTAAAAAAATATTAATATAAAATACATTTATATTCTGGATAATAAATAATTATATGTTACAAAACTTTCATAAAAATAACTTACTAATTATCGATGGGCATTCATGTTTATATAAATCATATTATGCATTAATTAATTTAAAAAATAAAAATAAATATCCTACTGGAGCAATTTATGGTTTTATTAATACTTTGAATTATTTAAATAATATTTTAAATCCTAGAAAAACTATTATTGTTTTTGATACTAAATATAAAACAAATCGTACTTTATTATATAAAAAATATAAAAATCATAGGAAACCTATGCCAAAAAATTTATATATACAAATTAAACCCTTAAAAAAAATTTTATTAGCTATAGGATTTCCTATTATTACTCTAAAAAATATAGAAGCCGATGACATCATAGGTACTTTAACTCAAATATTTAAAAAAAAATTTTCAAAAATTTTTATTTATAGTTCCGATAAAGATATGTTTCAATTAATTAATAATAATGTACATCTTATTCAAAATATAAAAAACTTAAAAATTTTATCTAATTTAGAAGTTTTTAAAAAATTTAAATTACCAGCTAAAAAACTTGTAGATTTTTTTTCTTTAACTGGAGATACCGTAGATAATATTCCTGGAGTTCCAGGAATAGGCCCAAAAACAGCATTATTTTTATTAAAAAATTTTTCTTCATTAAAAAAAATTTATAAAAATTTAAAAAATATTGAAAAAAATATAGAACCAAAATTTCAGAGAATTCTTGAGATACTCAAAAAAAATAAAAAAAATGCTTTTTTATCTAAAAAATTAATTAAAATTAACAAAAATATTAATTTAAAAATTAATTTAAAAAAAATATTTCAAATAAATCCTAATATACCTTTTTTAATAAAAATTTTTACAAAATATCAATTTTATAAATATTTAAAAAATATTCATAATCAAGAATTTTCTTTATTAAAAAAAAATTAATAAAAAATATTTTTTAT of the Buchnera aphidicola (Nippolachnus piri) genome contains:
- the eno gene encoding phosphopyruvate hydratase, producing MYTIKNVIAREILDSRGIPTIETDIYLNNGIIGRAISPSGASTGSKEALELRDNNKNRFLGKGVLKAVNYINTHIKKFLIGKNAQMQKEIDNFLIKLDGTPNKSKFGANTILSISLAIAKAVAKKKNIPFYQYIAQLNNTQKKIIMPLPMINLINGGMHSTNNLNIQEFMIQPISAQNIKQAIQIGSEIFHNLGKILLKKGLSTNVGDEGGYAPNLNSNEEAFELLNEATEKSNYIVGKDITFAIDCAASELYNKKTQKYYFKNENLSYSSKELTKYLYNLTKKYPIVSIEDGQDESDWDGFFYQTKKMGKNIQLVGDDLFVTNTKLLQKGLDLHINNSILIKLNQIGTLTETLNAIQLAQKNNYNVIISHRSGETEDTSIADLAVGTSAGQIKTGSMSRSERLAKYNQLIRIEEQENFSLKKFSQYQKFNFFLKKYK
- the glnS gene encoding glutamine--tRNA ligase; amino-acid sequence: MSDIINNNFIHNIIKKDLLKNPKKKINTRFPPEPNGYLHLGHAKAIFLNFNLAKKYNGTCNLRFDDTNPKTENLKYIKSIKKDIRWLGYLWNNHSNYTSQYFKKIYQYAKKLIKKNLAYVDQLNQIEIKKFRGTLKEKGINSPFRNQTIKKNLSLFKKMKNGFFKEGEMCLRAKINMKSNFLLLRDPVLYRIIYKNHYHTKKKWCIYPTYDFAHCISDALENITYSLCTLEFLENKKLYKWILKNLNFKKNPPIQYEYSRLNLEYSILSKRKIKILIKKKIIKKWNDPRLLTLSGLRKKGYTPNSINNFCEKIGFTKQNSIIQLKLLESCIRKDLNLTVHRKMAILNPVMLIITNYPKNLKEILKVKNHPTNKNMGFREILFSKKIYIEEEDVKKKILNSKKKISDIKIKLRYAYVIKIYKIIKDKNHNILHILGKYKQNTIGKKLNNSLKNKIIHWVSKKNSIPAIFKFYNKLFLKKNPEKEKNILNIINPNSYYINKGFVENSILTYKINTALQFERLGYFLYINYNIKKNFLIFNKIVSLKQKKYSNKF
- a CDS encoding 5'-3' exonuclease, coding for MLQNFHKNNLLIIDGHSCLYKSYYALINLKNKNKYPTGAIYGFINTLNYLNNILNPRKTIIVFDTKYKTNRTLLYKKYKNHRKPMPKNLYIQIKPLKKILLAIGFPIITLKNIEADDIIGTLTQIFKKKFSKIFIYSSDKDMFQLINNNVHLIQNIKNLKILSNLEVFKKFKLPAKKLVDFFSLTGDTVDNIPGVPGIGPKTALFLLKNFSSLKKIYKNLKNIEKNIEPKFQRILEILKKNKKNAFLSKKLIKINKNINLKINLKKIFQINPNIPFLIKIFTKYQFYKYLKNIHNQEFSLLKKN